One segment of Apus apus isolate bApuApu2 chromosome 1, bApuApu2.pri.cur, whole genome shotgun sequence DNA contains the following:
- the STRA8 gene encoding stimulated by retinoic acid gene 8 protein homolog translates to MEAVGACSKPRARVSPGPPTPLPEVEPRVAKRRLSQARHRATLTRLFSGLREAVLSRSDKSASKYQVLRKAKKSIQKLEQTLGSLLEMKDSFSLADGNPSSLEEVREEYVKRHFSSHSTASTLEAVSESDSTVWYFIQECEKQTMDKDEKPGYIESPEAPPQDLVEFERYLYFYKHTVDLLIEHGVVCAEEVPLPEVSTAISNLWQELSEERRDSILQYCSQRDFLMDPKAACQEPACTEGSVRDSRGNSEEASGSSVSTPEEVMFEDAFDVAAGFLGRSETQGISIQSSAVASCTSENLEDHHRLYQQITDFLKSLFFANTQFCQEEDHQFDYETVMLRCTETFDDEDF, encoded by the exons ATGGAGGCAGTGGGAGCCTGTAGCAAGCCACGTGCCAGAGTGAGTCCCGGCCCCCCGACACCCCTGCCAGAGGTAGAGCCCCGCGTGGCAAAGCGGCGCTTGTCCCAGGCACGTCACCGCGCCACGCTGACCAGGCTCTTCAGCGGCTTGCGGGAAGCTGTTCTGTCCCGGTCGGACAAATCGGCCTCAAAG TATCAGGTTTTGCGTAAGGCTAAGAAATCTATCCAGAAGCTGGAGCAAACCTTGGGTTCTTTGCTGGAGATGAAAG ACTCCTTCAGTCTGGCGGATGGGAACCCATCCAGCTTGGAGGAAGTCAGGGAGGAATATGTCAAGAGGCACTTCAGCAGTCACAG CACTGCATCAACCTTGGAAGCTGTGAGCGAGAGTGATTCTACCGTCTGGTATTTCATTCaagaatgtgaaaaacaaacaatggACAAGGATGAGAAGCCAGGATATATTGAGTCTCCAGAAGCTCCACCCCAGGATCTGGTGGAATTTGAACG ATACCTGTATTTTTATAAGCACACAGTGGACCTGCTGATAGAGCATGGAGTTGTTTGCGCTGAGGAGGTGCCTCTTCCTGAGGTCTCCACGGCTATTTCCAACCTCTGGCAAGAGCTTTCTGAAGAAAGGAGAGACAGCATCTTGCAGTACTGTAGCCAGAGAGATTTCCTCATGGATCCTAAGGCTGCTTGCCAAGAGCCTGCGTGCACTGAAGGTAGCGTGAGGGACAGCCGAGGTAACAGTGAGGAAGCCAGTGGTTCCTCAGTCTCCACACCAGAGGAA GTAATGTTTGAAGATGCGTTTGatgttgctgctggttttcttgGAAGAAGCGAGACTCAGGGAATATCTATCCAGAG TTCAGCAGTTGCAAgctgcacttctgaaaatctggaGGATCACCACAGACTCTATCAGCAGATCACTGACTTCCTAAAAAGCCTCTTCTTTGCTAATACACAGTTTTGCCAG